The following coding sequences are from one Pseudonocardia sp. EC080619-01 window:
- a CDS encoding GNAT family N-acetyltransferase — MLTPPSAGEAQQALLRDLLRDTHAEPVPGPMLVPLPSVGMSVVADVAEVSPVGTHRFARIALGTSDGGLEPDPDPDELAAALTTELAARSGPTGATRAAPPGAGLPGDAPRDPVAAVGPALAALRQHLAHATNGAAARARDACAALLLDGLLPRVAAGAPGAETERARLDALTGRLVGARDDEAPGPVRDALGSWLSDPYLPRRPVLHPSAWQRVRNPLVPVGPVAVADPPVPERAGRFRLRRATPGGADLDTLAGWMRRPEVIRFFGQPWPDRRWARELAGHGPGSGTAAVLVDDTIDPGAGPVAYLELYRPIRHALARGFPAGPDDLGVHVCVGAAHRRGTGGALLGAVADALLAAEPGCPRVLAEPDARNDAALGAFRRGGFTHAETVALPHKDAAIVVRERRAGA, encoded by the coding sequence GTGCTCACACCACCGTCGGCCGGGGAGGCGCAGCAGGCGCTGCTGCGGGACCTCCTGCGCGACACGCACGCCGAGCCGGTGCCGGGGCCGATGCTGGTCCCGCTGCCGTCGGTCGGGATGAGCGTGGTCGCCGACGTCGCGGAGGTGTCCCCGGTCGGGACGCACCGGTTCGCCCGGATCGCCCTCGGCACGTCCGACGGCGGCCTGGAGCCCGACCCCGACCCGGACGAGCTGGCCGCGGCGCTGACCACGGAGCTGGCGGCCCGCTCCGGACCGACCGGCGCCACCCGTGCGGCGCCGCCCGGTGCCGGACTCCCCGGGGACGCCCCGCGGGACCCGGTCGCCGCGGTCGGTCCCGCGCTGGCAGCGCTCCGGCAGCACCTGGCGCACGCCACGAACGGCGCCGCTGCCAGGGCCCGGGACGCCTGCGCCGCGCTCCTGCTCGACGGCCTGCTCCCGCGGGTCGCCGCCGGAGCCCCCGGTGCGGAGACCGAACGGGCCCGGCTGGATGCGCTGACCGGACGGCTCGTGGGCGCCCGGGACGACGAGGCCCCCGGCCCGGTCCGGGACGCGCTCGGCTCCTGGCTGTCCGACCCGTACCTGCCGCGCCGCCCGGTGCTGCACCCATCGGCGTGGCAGCGGGTCCGGAACCCGCTGGTCCCGGTGGGGCCGGTGGCGGTGGCCGACCCGCCGGTGCCGGAACGGGCCGGCCGGTTCCGGCTGCGCCGCGCCACCCCCGGCGGCGCCGACCTGGACACCCTGGCCGGCTGGATGCGCCGGCCCGAGGTGATCCGGTTCTTCGGCCAGCCGTGGCCGGACCGGCGCTGGGCCCGTGAGCTCGCCGGGCACGGCCCGGGCAGCGGCACGGCCGCCGTCCTGGTCGACGACACCATCGATCCCGGTGCGGGTCCGGTCGCCTACCTGGAGCTCTACCGCCCGATCCGGCACGCGCTGGCCCGCGGGTTCCCGGCCGGCCCGGACGATCTCGGGGTGCACGTCTGCGTCGGTGCGGCGCACCGGCGGGGGACCGGTGGTGCGCTGCTGGGCGCGGTCGCCGACGCCCTGCTGGCGGCGGAGCCGGGCTGCCCGCGGGTGCTCGCCGAACCGGACGCCCGCAACGACGCCGCGCTCGGCGCGTTCCGCCGGGGCGGGTTCACCCACGCCGAGACGGTCGCGCTCCCGCACAAGGACGCGGCGATCGTCGTGCGGGAGCGCCGGGCGGGCGCCTAG
- the betT gene encoding choline BCCT transporter BetT, with translation MSDGPSRTTQSGPVDDGVPDEPAVRLNKPVFYGSAIGVLLVAAWAILLPENADTVIGLLVEFIAGGFGWFYVVVATVVLAFVLFLALSRYGSIKLGPDHSQPDYSNLSWAAMLFAAGIGTDLMFFSVAEPVTQFTAPPVGEGGTVEAAREATVWTLFHYGLTGWGMYALMGIALAYFAYRRELPLSIRSALYPLIGKRVFGRVGHAIDLAAVLGTIFGIATSLGIAVVLLNVGLNVMFGVPQGLGAQTALVVVAVVIATVSAVSGVDKGIKRLSELNVIAALALALFILVTGNTSFLLNALVTNLGDYLSSFPALTMETFAFDQADPAVGEWLNLWTLFFWAWWIAWASFVGLFLARISRGRTIRQFVVGTLVIPFLYILFWISIFGNAALDAVRSGDSELADLAVNQPEQGFYALLADYPWAGFLAGLATLTGLLFYVTSADSGALVMANLTSYRKTPRDDATAANRIFWAAATGLLTLGMLFVGGITTLQNATVIMGLPFAFVMVLVMLGLYKALRLEHYRSESRRSSLPALLSGRSRPGGPDPDAGKDWRQRLRRTMDHADSHGADEFLAGTATTVLDDVAAELRAQGVPTRVQRCDDTDAPEVEPGEDRPEGMQPLELVADVHETLPFVYRLVPRVTGLPRFTGATGSALPAPAGIETAETASWTDHHRVEVHLQGGGQGYTVMGYSYGQLVDDLLDQYEQHLELLRLEREASS, from the coding sequence ATGAGCGACGGCCCGTCCCGCACGACACAGTCCGGACCGGTGGACGACGGCGTCCCCGACGAGCCGGCGGTCCGGCTCAACAAGCCGGTCTTCTACGGCTCCGCGATCGGCGTGCTGCTCGTCGCGGCCTGGGCGATCCTCCTGCCGGAGAACGCCGACACCGTCATCGGACTCCTCGTCGAGTTCATCGCCGGCGGCTTCGGCTGGTTCTACGTCGTGGTCGCGACCGTCGTCCTGGCGTTCGTGCTGTTCCTGGCGCTGTCCCGGTACGGCTCGATCAAGCTCGGGCCCGACCACTCGCAGCCGGACTACTCGAACCTGTCCTGGGCGGCGATGCTGTTCGCCGCCGGGATCGGCACCGACCTGATGTTCTTCTCGGTCGCCGAGCCGGTCACCCAGTTCACCGCACCCCCGGTCGGTGAGGGCGGCACGGTCGAGGCGGCCCGCGAGGCGACCGTGTGGACGCTGTTCCACTACGGCCTCACCGGCTGGGGCATGTACGCGCTGATGGGCATCGCGCTGGCCTACTTCGCGTACCGCCGCGAGCTGCCGCTGTCGATCCGCTCCGCGCTCTACCCGCTGATCGGCAAGCGGGTGTTCGGCCGGGTCGGGCACGCGATCGACCTCGCCGCCGTCCTCGGCACGATCTTCGGGATCGCGACGTCGCTCGGCATCGCCGTGGTGCTGCTCAACGTCGGGCTGAACGTGATGTTCGGCGTCCCGCAGGGGCTCGGCGCGCAGACCGCGCTCGTCGTCGTCGCGGTGGTCATCGCGACCGTGTCGGCGGTGTCCGGGGTGGACAAGGGCATCAAGCGGCTCTCCGAGCTGAACGTGATCGCGGCGCTGGCGCTGGCCCTGTTCATCCTGGTCACCGGGAACACGTCGTTCCTGCTCAACGCCCTGGTCACCAACCTGGGCGACTACCTGTCGAGCTTCCCCGCGCTGACCATGGAGACCTTCGCGTTCGACCAGGCGGACCCCGCCGTCGGCGAGTGGCTCAACCTGTGGACGCTGTTCTTCTGGGCCTGGTGGATCGCCTGGGCGTCGTTCGTCGGGCTGTTCCTGGCCCGGATCTCGCGTGGCCGCACGATCCGGCAGTTCGTCGTCGGCACCCTGGTGATCCCGTTCCTCTACATCCTGTTCTGGATCTCGATCTTCGGGAACGCCGCGCTGGACGCCGTCCGCTCCGGTGACTCCGAGCTCGCCGACCTGGCGGTCAACCAGCCGGAGCAGGGTTTCTACGCGTTGCTCGCCGACTACCCGTGGGCCGGCTTCCTGGCCGGTCTCGCCACCCTGACCGGCCTGCTCTTCTACGTGACGTCCGCGGACTCCGGCGCGCTGGTCATGGCCAACCTGACCTCCTACCGGAAGACCCCCCGCGACGACGCCACGGCCGCCAACCGGATCTTCTGGGCCGCCGCGACCGGCCTGCTCACCCTCGGCATGCTGTTCGTCGGCGGGATCACCACGCTGCAGAACGCGACCGTGATCATGGGGCTGCCGTTCGCGTTCGTGATGGTCCTGGTGATGCTCGGGCTCTACAAGGCGCTCCGGCTGGAGCATTACCGGTCGGAGAGCAGGCGGTCCAGCCTGCCCGCCCTCCTGTCCGGGCGGAGCCGGCCGGGCGGCCCCGACCCGGACGCGGGCAAGGACTGGCGGCAGCGGCTGCGCCGCACGATGGACCACGCCGACTCGCACGGGGCCGACGAGTTCCTGGCCGGGACCGCGACCACCGTGCTCGACGACGTCGCGGCCGAGCTGCGCGCGCAGGGCGTCCCGACCCGGGTGCAGCGCTGCGACGACACCGACGCCCCGGAGGTCGAGCCCGGCGAGGACCGTCCGGAGGGGATGCAGCCCCTGGAGCTGGTGGCCGACGTGCACGAGACGCTGCCGTTCGTCTACCGGCTGGTGCCCCGGGTGACCGGCCTGCCCCGCTTCACCGGCGCCACCGGGAGCGCGCTCCCCGCCCCGGCCGGGATCGAGACGGCCGAGACGGCGTCCTGGACGGACCACCACCGCGTCGAGGTGCACCTGCAGGGCGGCGGCCAGGGCTACACCGTCATGGGGTACAGCTACGGCCAGCTCGTCGACGACCTACTCGACCAGTACGAGCAGCACCTCGAGCTGCTCCGGCTGGAGCGGGAGGCGTCGAGCTAG
- a CDS encoding uracil-xanthine permease family protein, whose protein sequence is MTGTRERWRGWTVVHGGRTPPPGEVVAPDERLSWPRTIGLGGQHVVAMFGATFVFPVLMGLNPNIAILMSGVATALFLLITKGRIPSYLGSSASFVGGVAAIRAQGGDSAAVTGAIVVAGVALLVIGLVVHRLGAGWVTRVLPPAVTGAVVMLIGFNLAGVAGTVYWPQDQWAALVTMVVVMAAAVLLPGFWGRIGVLIGLVAGFAFSWLLDLTTGPVTSPDANGDVVTRMRVDLSGVGEAGWVGLPPATMPGPDGMEIAGWHLPTFSLTFALLVLPSVIALVAENTGHVKAVQGMTGADLDPYLGRALAADGLGTTLAGTVGGSPTTTYAENIGVMAATRVYSTAAYWVAAAVAVLLGFCPKFGALIVAVPGGVLGGLTVVLYGMVGLLGATIWVRAGVDLGHPANLVPLAAGLIIGIGDASLSVGGFELSGISLGTIVVLVGYHALHALLPADRRPSHPS, encoded by the coding sequence GTGACGGGAACACGCGAGCGGTGGCGCGGCTGGACCGTGGTGCACGGCGGGCGGACCCCGCCGCCCGGCGAGGTCGTCGCACCGGACGAGCGGCTGTCCTGGCCCCGCACGATCGGGCTGGGCGGACAGCACGTCGTCGCGATGTTCGGGGCGACGTTCGTCTTCCCGGTCCTCATGGGCCTGAACCCGAACATCGCGATCCTGATGAGCGGTGTCGCCACGGCGCTGTTCCTGCTGATCACGAAGGGTCGGATCCCCAGCTACCTGGGCTCGTCGGCGTCGTTCGTCGGCGGGGTCGCGGCGATCCGCGCACAGGGCGGCGACTCGGCCGCGGTGACCGGCGCGATCGTCGTCGCCGGGGTGGCGCTGCTCGTGATCGGGCTGGTCGTGCACCGGCTCGGCGCGGGCTGGGTGACCCGGGTGCTCCCGCCCGCGGTGACCGGCGCCGTCGTCATGCTGATCGGGTTCAACCTGGCCGGGGTGGCCGGCACCGTCTACTGGCCGCAGGACCAGTGGGCCGCCCTGGTCACGATGGTCGTGGTGATGGCCGCGGCGGTGCTGCTGCCCGGCTTCTGGGGCCGGATCGGCGTGCTGATCGGCCTGGTCGCCGGGTTCGCGTTCTCCTGGCTGCTCGACCTCACCACCGGGCCCGTCACCTCACCGGACGCGAACGGCGACGTCGTGACCCGGATGCGGGTGGACCTGTCCGGTGTCGGGGAGGCCGGCTGGGTCGGGCTGCCGCCCGCGACGATGCCCGGCCCGGACGGCATGGAGATCGCCGGCTGGCACCTGCCGACGTTCTCGCTGACGTTCGCCCTGCTCGTCCTGCCCTCGGTCATCGCGCTGGTCGCGGAGAACACCGGCCACGTCAAGGCGGTGCAGGGCATGACCGGCGCCGACCTCGACCCCTACCTCGGCCGGGCGCTCGCCGCCGACGGCCTGGGCACCACGCTCGCCGGCACCGTCGGCGGCTCCCCCACCACGACCTACGCCGAGAACATCGGCGTGATGGCCGCGACCCGCGTCTACTCGACCGCCGCCTACTGGGTCGCCGCGGCCGTCGCGGTGCTGCTCGGGTTCTGCCCGAAGTTCGGCGCGTTGATCGTGGCCGTCCCGGGCGGGGTGCTCGGCGGCCTGACCGTGGTGCTCTACGGCATGGTCGGCCTGCTCGGCGCCACGATCTGGGTCCGGGCCGGGGTGGATCTCGGGCACCCGGCGAACCTGGTCCCGCTGGCCGCGGGGCTCATCATCGGGATCGGCGACGCGAGCCTGTCGGTCGGCGGGTTCGAGCTCTCCGGGATCTCGCTCGGCACGATCGTCGTGCTCGTCGGTTACCACGCGCTGCACGCACTGCTACCGGCCGACCGCCGACCGTCACACCCGTCGTGA